The sequence AAGTTGTGGCATTCTGACACGAATTGACTTAAAAACAGTTGGAAATTAACTATCTTTAAGTCATTGAACTATAAAGGACTGAGAAATTCGTTCTGCCACACTTGTTTATCTCGTTACCAATGCTATTAACTAAACTTTTTATTCCAAAACCATCGGAAGACACCATTCATCGCCAGGAGCTAATAAACCTGCTGAACAATGTCGAAAACAAAAAATTAGTGCTAGTTTCGGCACCGGCCGGTTATGGCAAAACAACGCTTATCAGTGATTGGATTCAGCAAAAAAATATTGCTGCCATATGGTGTTCTATTGACAAAAGAGACAACGATCTCTATGAATTTTTAAAAATACTGGTTACGGCAATAAATAAAAAGTTCAGTACTATTGGGCAAAGTGCCCTGGAACTATTGCAAGCTCCGGGAACAGCAAAAACGGAATATATTATTGAACTGTTTTTAAACGACTTACTTCAATTAGAAAAAGAAACCGTATTGGTCCTGGATGATTTACATTTAATTGAAAACAAAGGGATTTTTGAAATTTTATCGACCATTCTTGAGTATAAACCTCCAAAACTTATTCTGATCATTTCTACCCGGTCCGACCCACCTCTTCCACTTGCCCGACTTCGTAGTAGAAATGAAATACTTGAACTGCGATCAGATAATTTAAGTTTTTCCAAAGCCGATATCGAAAATCTATTCAATAAGAAGCTAAGGCTAAATCTATCAAAAAACAGCATTGATATTCTGAAACAAAAAACAGAAGGATGGATTGCTGGTCTGCAACTTTCAGCATTAACGTTTAAGGGTCAGGAGAATCTTTCTGCATACATTGATAAAATGGCAGGGGACAATCGCTATATAATGGACTATCTAATGGAGGAAGTTCTGAGTAAACAAAGTGAAGAACTCAAAACCTTTTTACTCAAAACGTCGATATTAGATCAATTCTCAGGCTCGCTTTGCGATACAATTTTGTCGACAAACAATAGTCAGCAAATACTCGAATCGCTTGAGAAAGAAAACAAATTTATCATCCCGCTTGATCATGAACGCAAATGGTTTAGGTATCATCATCTTTTTGGCGATCTGCTAAAGCAACAATTAAAAGTAGCCGCTAAGTCGGACCTCGAAATCTTGCACAATAAGGCAAGTGAATGGTTTGAAAACAATCAGCTGCCTATATATGCAATTGAACATGCCATTGAAGCCGGCAACAGAAAAAGAGCACTACATATTAGCAATAAAATAGCCAATAACTTATGGGAGACTTCCCAATACAGCGTAATTCATAAATTGGGAAGCCATTTTACGAATGAAGAAATGTTATCAAACTTTAGTTTCTGTATTGTTTACGCATGGGTTTTAACAGTAACAGGCAGAGTTGAGGAAGCTGAAACCAACCTGGAACGTTTGCTGAAAAACCCACTGGAAAAAAAACTCTTAGGACGAGTTTATGGTACCTTAAATTTTATTGCTGTATTTAAGGGAGATAGTGAAGCTGCTTTTCGCTATTCGGAACTGGCGACCCAGAATATTGAAGATGACGATATTCTTTGGGGAACATGGGCTTATATTTCTTATGGCGAAGCACATCTTTTACGATTTGAACTGGATCAATCGATAGAAGCATTTAAAAAAGCCAAAGAAAAAATTGAGAAATACAACAAATCGTATTTGAATTTGATAGCTGAATCTAAGTCGGCTTATGTCCTAAAATTGCAAGGAAAGTTTCGGGAATCACGCGCTGCATTTAATGTAATTCTAGAAAATTATTCAAACTCCAAAATTCAAAGAAACAATATTACCTCTTCTATTATTTATTCGATGATTGGCTTAATGGAAGTTGAACAAAACAACGTTGAAAAAGGAATCGAACTAGTATTGCAAGGGTATGAACTTGCTGAAAATGCAACCAGTATTTCTTTCCGGGGATACAGCATTATCTTGTTGGCAGAAGCCTATTCATTAGCTGGGAATTTGGATGAGTCAATAAACAAAATTGAAGAGCTGCAGGAGCTTTTGTTGTCTAAGTCAGCACAATGGATATCTGTTTTGGCCATAGTGATAAAATGCAAACTTTTCATATGGCAGGGAGAACTGGAAAAAGCTGAAAAATTGCTTCAGCAAAAACATAGAGAGGATATCAACTATACCTTCGAAAAATATTTCCACACCATTTCAAAAGGCAGATTACTGGTTGCTCAGGGAAAAAACAACGAATCCATTAGTTTACTTGAGCAATTCTCCAATGAAGTAGAAGCAGATGGTGCCATTGAGTTACTGATTATGGCTGACTTGTTAAAAGCAAAAGCATATTTTGCCTTGAATGATAAAGAAAAAGCCAGCGCATCAGTTATTTCAGCTTTACGAAAAACACAAGATGAAAATTACATAAGACCTTTTATTTGTGAAGGTGAAGAAATAGAAGCTTTAGTAAAAGCCATCAGAGAAAAAAAGAAAACAAGATCTTCTGAATTACTCGATTCAGTTTCAACAGAATTTCTGGATAAACTTATCGACACTTTTGAAAAGGAGAAGCAAAGTAGTTCTCGAAGAAAAGAGGAATTATTAACCAGTCGCGAGCTGGAAACCCTTCAGCTACTAACAAAAGACCTAAGTAACCAAGAAATAGCTGATCAGCTTTTTATCTCGCTAAATACGGTAAAAACCCGTTTGAAAAATATTAATCTTAAACTGGAGGTTGATAATCGCCGAAAGGCGGTTATCAAGGGCAAGGAACTGGGATTAATCTGACCGTACTGCTTTTCAATCTTAAATATCCACCCCCTTTTTCACCCACCAGGGTGATTCATGCATACCGTTCACTACCTACCTTTGACTTATCATTTTTACAAAAAACATAAGTCATGAAAACAATTGATTTTTTTAGAATCGTAACGAATGTAGTTCGACATATTGTTCAAGGTATTGTAACTTATTGCTGGAATATATATAAATCCTTTCGATTTATCAGAATGTGCTCCATCGTTAAAAAATGGCCCGAAGAAATTAAATTACCCTATGTAATTGCAGTCATTGACAAGGAATAAACAAGAAACAAACCGGAATGTGGTTAACAATTCAAATGTACAACCAACTTTTGGGAGGAAACCAAATGGTTACAATTAGAAAAGAGAACAAGAAAGATTTTATTGCTATCAAAGCGTTAAATAACAAAGCTTTTGGACAAACAGAAGAAGGAATAATCATTGACAGAATTAGAAATTCGGATGCTGAAACATTATCGCTGGTCGCTGAAATGGACAATAAAATTGTTGGTCATATTTTTTATAGTTCAGCAGAAATTGTATGGAATAATCAGGTCATTAAAGGAATGGGCCTCGCCCCAATGGCTGTTTTACCGGGATACCAAAAACAGGGAATCGGAAAAAGGCTAATTCACGAAAGTCTTTATCTCCTTATTCATAAGAAACTCTCCTTTATTATAGTATTGGGCCACAAAGATTATTATCCAAAGTTTGGCTTCGAAACAGCATCTAAACATGGGATCAAATGTCAATGGAATGGCGTTCCTGACGAAGTGTTTATGGTAATGATTCTGGACAAAGAAAAAATGAAAGGAGTTAAAGGAACTGCAAAATACTGTGATGAATGGGATGACGCAATGCAGTCAGAATCTGACTGAATTTCTGAATCTTATATTTCGACCAGGAGGGAACACCAAAATAAACTCAAATGGGGGATGCAAAATTACCCCATTTTCCACCCACCAGGGTGTTTTTTTTACTATTGACTCACCTTAATTTTGACATAGAAATTCAATCGAAAACAAGATGAAAGGAAAAGTAAAAATAAAAATACAAGGTTGTTTGGATAGCAAATGGCAGGATTGGTTTGAAGGAATGGAAATAAGCCACGAAGAAGATAAAACGGTTCTTTCGGGAAATATAAGAGACGAATCTAATTTGCACGGAATCCTCAACAAAATCAGGGATTTAAACCTGAAACTTATTTCTGTAAACCCAGATCCTGAAAACAATTAAATAATAAAAAACACAACTATGAAAAAAGTTACCCTAACCTTAATTCTAAACTGCTTCATTTTCTTTTCTGCTTTGGGACAAAACAATTAAAACGAAATTGAACACCGCCACTCTATCGGATCTTCATTATTTATGCTCTATAATTTCTCAGCGGAATCGGCGGACTACGGACTGCTCACCTATGGTTAACAGTTGAGCACTAAAGATCGTATTTTTATTGAATACAATACCTGGAAATACGAAGAGCCAATGGGAACTTATGGTGATTCCGACGAAATGTATCCGGGCTATGTGCACACACACGGAATTGGTTTCGGCTACCAGCGTTTCTTCTGGAAAGGTCTTTTCTCAACTGCACAAGCCACACCTTTTTATAAGCAATATTTCGATTTGGAAGACGAAAAAATCCAGAATGGGTTACTAATTATTCTTCCAAAGGATTGTAAACAGTTCCGATAAACAATAAGGTATTGGTGGTACGTTCGCGAATAGCAAATACAAACGGTTTATTAAAATGTATTGTAGGAGTTTCGCCTCCTGCAGAATTCCGTTCAAAACCAATTGTTGTTACTGCTGCAGCCTCGGTACCTTCTTCGTTAACATCAACATAAGTATTCTGTTTCACAAAGGAAATATATGTTGGCTCTTCGCTCAAGTTTGAAAAATCGGCTTCATACGGATCAAAAGCATCGGTCATCCCCAACAGCTTCAAGCTCTCATTTAAGTATTCTTCATATTTAAATTTAAACTTAGGCAATAACACGTTGTATT comes from uncultured Draconibacterium sp. and encodes:
- a CDS encoding LuxR C-terminal-related transcriptional regulator; amino-acid sequence: MLLTKLFIPKPSEDTIHRQELINLLNNVENKKLVLVSAPAGYGKTTLISDWIQQKNIAAIWCSIDKRDNDLYEFLKILVTAINKKFSTIGQSALELLQAPGTAKTEYIIELFLNDLLQLEKETVLVLDDLHLIENKGIFEILSTILEYKPPKLILIISTRSDPPLPLARLRSRNEILELRSDNLSFSKADIENLFNKKLRLNLSKNSIDILKQKTEGWIAGLQLSALTFKGQENLSAYIDKMAGDNRYIMDYLMEEVLSKQSEELKTFLLKTSILDQFSGSLCDTILSTNNSQQILESLEKENKFIIPLDHERKWFRYHHLFGDLLKQQLKVAAKSDLEILHNKASEWFENNQLPIYAIEHAIEAGNRKRALHISNKIANNLWETSQYSVIHKLGSHFTNEEMLSNFSFCIVYAWVLTVTGRVEEAETNLERLLKNPLEKKLLGRVYGTLNFIAVFKGDSEAAFRYSELATQNIEDDDILWGTWAYISYGEAHLLRFELDQSIEAFKKAKEKIEKYNKSYLNLIAESKSAYVLKLQGKFRESRAAFNVILENYSNSKIQRNNITSSIIYSMIGLMEVEQNNVEKGIELVLQGYELAENATSISFRGYSIILLAEAYSLAGNLDESINKIEELQELLLSKSAQWISVLAIVIKCKLFIWQGELEKAEKLLQQKHREDINYTFEKYFHTISKGRLLVAQGKNNESISLLEQFSNEVEADGAIELLIMADLLKAKAYFALNDKEKASASVISALRKTQDENYIRPFICEGEEIEALVKAIREKKKTRSSELLDSVSTEFLDKLIDTFEKEKQSSSRRKEELLTSRELETLQLLTKDLSNQEIADQLFISLNTVKTRLKNINLKLEVDNRRKAVIKGKELGLI
- a CDS encoding N-acetyltransferase, which produces MWLTIQMYNQLLGGNQMVTIRKENKKDFIAIKALNNKAFGQTEEGIIIDRIRNSDAETLSLVAEMDNKIVGHIFYSSAEIVWNNQVIKGMGLAPMAVLPGYQKQGIGKRLIHESLYLLIHKKLSFIIVLGHKDYYPKFGFETASKHGIKCQWNGVPDEVFMVMILDKEKMKGVKGTAKYCDEWDDAMQSESD